CAGAGGACTCCTGCTCAACAGTAGCAGACCTTTGAACCTTCGTTGCGTGGTCACTAGAGAGCTGACCACTACACATTTCACTGGCTGATTTATGTAGTATGACAAATTGCCTCGAGTTTGGACAGAAAGGTGACAGACAACATGCTGCTCATTTTGCCCTGTTAAAAGAAAGAGCATCATGGTAAAGCAACCATATATTTTATTCTTCTTACATTAACGTTTCAAGTTTGATGGTTACATTTCTTTTCAAATACAAATTTTACTACTCCTGCAACTCTTCACTCCAACACATCTTAGTGCATTGCAGCCTGATTCTGGAAGATGTTAAACATTTTCCAGCTGAAATTGTTAGGACACTCAGTATCTTACAGGACGGGGCCCAAAGAGTACACACAGCACTTATTCACTGTCAGTCTTTACTTGGACAGAATACCAAGGCTTTAACCAACTGTAGCAGTGCAGTCACCCCGCTCCAGTcagaaaggggttaaaagcatccaggagaggctggttgggtAGTCAGCCACAGGTGTGGTTGCACCCAATTAGGGCACTGCTGGCCCTGAAAagagggcaggctgggagagtgagagagactcttgctccagctggggagaagagagaaccAGGTTGCCTAGGAGAGCAAGCAGGggtaccttggacagagcagtactGGGAaagggcaggctgagctggggggctctggcctggtgACCTCACAGGTTGAGGCCTTGCAGCAAAGGCCTGAGGAGATactagggctgcagggaggcagccaggCCAAAAAAAGGCAGTAGGttcaacccccttgccaatgatgagcgGCCATTTCAGACTGCAGTTTTCCCCTGAGAGAATgggttagatgatgactggcaggagccactgaggcaaggtgggtatagGGGGttgggttcccctgggtggggagagccAGAATGTGGAGGCACTGCCATAAGGCAGCACCCCAaagaaaggggcaccagggtccggaAGGGACACGGGGCCAGAGGTGGTGGAGACAACAGGGCAGGTAACAAAGGGCGAGAAACCGGCCAGAGGAGGTGCTCCTGAGCTGGATGAGCTCATTCCTGGACAACCAGCCTGAGGAGCCGTGCCAGTGACTGCACGCCCTGCTACACCAACTTTATATAAAAATGTTATACACCCATTACAGCAGATCTCCACTTCTAGTTTACCACACGACACGCTGAAGAGACTTACAACTAGGTCCAAGAAACAATGTCTAGGTCAGCTACATGGGAGGCACATGAGGATTAGACTCTTGGTCTATTACTTCCCAGGAGTAAGTAAGTGCATTCAACTTGTGTGGGAAATAAGTGTATAACATAACTAAACAGAAACCTTTTCAGCCAGCTAAGGAACAGtgtggtataaagggagtgttaTAACAGGGTGTTATAAAGGGAGTCCGATTTTTATCAGGGTCGCAGCAACACATGACTCTGAGGGAGGGTGAATATAAAAATCATAAACAGCATTTcaaaagagagggggaaattgCCACTTAATTATATGGCCCACTTTTGCTGAGAAAGGATTTGATTCCTGGGGTCTccataaattttttaaaatagaaaaagatgGTACCCGTAAAAGGTTTGTTGACACTTCAGCTAGACCAAGAAAGATTTTGAGGCTTGCCTGAGAGCAAGGCTCCCATGATGTTTCACAGGGAAGATGAAGCTAACTTTACAGAGTGGAATTTTACTGAGCAGTAACCCTTAGAATATTTTGAAAATGGTTGTCGGAGATATTTTATCAATGTACTACCTGCAAGACACAAAACAAATAAACGTCTAAAATAAGGGCTTAAAAAATGACTAACCAATAGATGTGGAGACAGTTCAAAAGTTGCAATGTTATGGGGAATCTTGGAAAGACCTTAAGATAACAAGTTTGTACCAAAAAGAGGAAATACATAAGGACCAGAATGATACATGATAACGGTAAAAATAATTGCCCTTAAAAATCAGGAGGAAGTAGAGTATCTGCAGACTGAATGCATGCTGTCAGGGAAATATAGGGAAAAGTCTTTCACAGCTGTTGGTAACTATTTCTCTCAGTGTATGTGCTGTGTTTACTAAGCATTAATAAATCCAATCAAGCTAACTTATCCGAGGTTTGTTATTATTAAACTAACTCAGACTCAAGAGAACCCCTCTCACTAAACATAATCacagtttttaaattattattggtTATTGATTAGACGAATTGTTAATTCTTGATTAATTAAATAGTACTTTGGAAAGTCTAAATTAAGGGACAGGCCCAAATAAAggtaacattttaattttggaaCAACAAGGATCAAATACTAACAGTGGCACTGTTATAACCTTTACAAGCCATATTGGCTGGAGAGTAAAAGGGTTCTCAAATTTATATTTAGATGATCAGACAATAGATTTGTTGCAGAAACTCTTGCTAAGCTCGCCATTGGAGACAAACACTAAAgaagaaataataaatacaaataaaataagttaaaaatGTACCAATTAGAATGGATTTAGAGAAATATGACTTTGGAGGGAATAAAAAGATATGGTGTCATCATGCAAAAAGAACCAGCTCCCATCCTAGTGGATTATACTATAATATCTCTCAACGACTTTTACTTACTCGTTTCACGGAGTGATGCACGGGAGAAGCGGGTCACAAAACCAACATGATACATTAGATGGCTCTCCATCTCACTTTCTTCTgtaaaggtgttttgtttttcaggcaCCACCAAAAAGATCAAGTCGTCATCCTTTGGATGAAGCTGTTTTGCCAGATCACTTTCCCGAATGCATGCTACCGGGAACAATGTAAAAATTAACATGGGCACAGCCAGCCGTATTTGGGTAACCACTGAACTATTCATTTATTGCAGGCACTTCTGAAATATgcatctaatttttaaaatggttaaaagttACAAAAATGCAGACTTTACAGTGtgtgacctgcccaaggctcAAGGAATCTATGCAAGAAGCAGGATTATAACTCAAGAGTACCTGGTTACCAATCTTGGACTCAGATCAGACACATGAAACCAAATAAGCCGAAAAGCTACTTCATTCCCATCTCCTTTTCCAGGAAATTTGTCATCAAACAATTCTAAATGGGTCAGATctgatatattaaaatatttagaaaacagCTTGGCATAGTGAGCAATTTTGAAGCATGAATTCCTTGCATGGGGTACTTTTCACCAACATGTATTTTGTAccttttttcaaacaaacaatggAAAAGTCTTATAAATCTGGGCATTCTGGATGTCACATGCAAACTGCTCCTATATAATGAGGAGTAATAGTTGTGCCATATCCGACTGGCACAGTGTTTTCTCTAGATTGGCAATAAAGTACATTTCTGTTTATGCATTTATACCAAGGTCATCACTGTATTTGTAACTAGGCCTCAGGTTCGACCTGTAACCACAACATAAATTTGAGCATCTCCTACACCTATTTCTACTACTCAGTTTTAATTCATTAATTCAATTCATTGTATTTTTGCCTATTTCCCCAGAAAACTGGGTGTTTTCATAAATACTCACCTGTAAAATCTGCTCGATTCAAGTCAGCGCAGAAATTTTGTAAGTGCAAATGataacaatttttctctcttgtTTTCTGGTTTTCTATCCATTCCTGTGCAACCTGCATGTAATAAAAGTGGAAgttatatgaaaatattttaggAGGTTGTTTTTCATAAGGATAAATTACGTTCTAAAATTACACCATGATTTGTCATGACTAGTGAAGAGCACCAGTACTGAAGCGAACTGGCAGAAATGAAGCGAAACCGATGGTACTGTTGCAGGTCAAGATATAAGGTGACCTTCAAAATGGAACAACATTCAATATTTGTGCAAGAAAGAAGCCTGAAAGGGTTTTTCTTACCAGTCTGCTCCAAAAACAgtttttctgttagtttttttacTGTCAAGTCTTATCTGCCCTGTTTCTGCTGAAGGACTTTTGGGGGGATGCAAAGGTGGAGCTTGAAAGCACTCTCAGACGCTAATTGAagggacaaggtgagtgaggtaataatttttattggactaacttttgttggtgaaagagacaagctttcaagcttacacagagttcttccttAACTGAAGGGACAGGGATACTGTATCTTTACCAGAACACTTTTCTAGCAAATGTTTGTGTTACACTGATGTTAAAGTTTTAAGCAGTCTGAAATAAGATCATTTCCCATATCAACTGGATCTCTTTTACAAAGCTTCTTGATGTCATAAGCCTGACTGATCTATTCATTCTTAACAtatttttggaaaacaaaatagCCAAGACCTGACTTTTTCTTGTAAAAAGACATTGCGATTTTCCCTTTTAGGTCTTCTTTATACACTATGAAGAAAAAGGggcacaaacccaatttttccctTTGCAGGTGGCCTTTTTAAAGTTAACTGAAAGAGCTCAGTTATAGTGGATGGGAGTGCAGAGGGCATGGCAACAGTGCTCATGGAATGTCATTTTTTTGAGCACTAAATTAAGCTATAACATTTTAAGCTCTAACCCTGTCCTTTCCACAGAAATGTACAAATatcattaagattttttttttttttaaatcaaggcacaataacattttcagaagttaaGAAGAGCAGGTACCTAGTTCTTTTAGCTCTTCCTAAAATTTTCTATGCTTGATGAAAACAAACTTAAAGTGGTAACAGTTTCATAAAAAAAGCAGATAAGTTACTTACTGTTTCAAAGGCATTTAGCATCATCAAggggaaaaatatattaaaatagtcATTGTATCCCTGAAATTTGACAGGAACAGAGACCATAATTGATTGAAGGAGATTATGTGGAAGTCCAAACTGGCTGAAGTTGACAAACATTTCATAGTTCCATTTCAGAATCTCTGTAACAAAAATACTATGATCACGCTGTTGAGTGACAAGAGCATTTGCTTGTGGAAAGGAAGGGAGACCTCTTGCTTGCCCTGAATGAGCCCCCAAGGCAGACCTGTTGGGAAAACATGAAGTACTGTTTGTCTGCATGTTCTGGGGCCGGAGAACATTGCTGGAACTCTGGGACTGAAGACTATTGCTGAAACTTGGGGTCTTGACTATCTGGTTCTCTGTCAATACAGCTTTTGGATTCCCTGTCTTGGACACTCTGGATTTTACCACATTTGACTTGGCTTTTGATGACGAgtgctttgaaatattttcaaGATCCTTCGTGAGGTTGGCACTCCGTGAAGAGCTATTTGAGCTGAAAATTTTAGTAGTGGAAGGTTTTTCAGGCTTACGAGGTGGTAAAGCTGGCTTGACAAAGAGATGATCTGAAGCATCAGAGGCAGAATGCTTCCTACAGTACTCCACTGTCTTTTCCACCTGTTCTGTACAATCTTTGTACTTGCATTTCACAATACCTAAGGGCTCATTCTGCAGCAGACTTTCAGTAGCATCTACTTCCGTGTCTACTAGCTCTTTTTCACTAGCTATTATAATATCGCCAACATTTTCCATCTGCGAACACATTTCCATATCCACAGGATCTAACtgagttaaaaataaatcatCATCACTCTCTTCATTTAATTTAGGCTTGCTCACTTCCAGAGTTGCCCCCTCAAAGTTAGGTGTAGATGGGGAAACCAGAGGGACAACATATTCTCTCTCTGCAGTTTCATTTTTGTAGTCTCCATTTAAAGATGAAGAAAAACATGATTTGATCTGTAATGCAGGAACTGCCATATTGTTTTCTTCTATTTTCATGTTAGATTCCTTAGAACCATGTGGAGCCATTTTACTCATGTGTGTAGTTTGGACTTCCTTTCTCCCAGGTGAGAAGctttttctcacttttttcccATCATTGCTTGAGGGACACCATACCCGCTCAGCTGtgcttgctttttgtttttcactAGTTCCCGCAGCAGATACTGGGTCAAAATCCACAGGCTGTTGTATTGGgtgctttggatcagacttttcagttatttttttccttctgcccTCAGAACTTCCTATCTgatttttccctctccccacttgTGTGGGTCTTATCTGCCTCCGAAACGGAAGATCTTGGCAGGCTAACATTTTTCTATTATGTTTTGTAACTAGATTCTGTGGAGCAATTAAtttagttttttgtttctgtGGAGTCTGAACTGCCCCAGCAGCTTTCCCATAACTGCGCAATTCAGCCAGACTATCTAAGGATCGCTGGGATAACTCAAATGCTTTGCGGGGGGCCTTTTTTAGGCCAAGTTTGACCACAGTTGAAGTTGGCTCAGGACACTGGTGAACTTTCTTTGGAGGAACTACAGCAGGGGTTGACCTGCAAGGCTCAGTATTTCTAGAACTAGTCTgaggaagttttttgttttgcacaGTTTTAAGGCTCACTTTTCTGGGACTTCTAAGGGCAGTTCTTACCAACTTGGATTTTGCTAAGCTTTTGCCTGGGCTTAAAGTGCTTTTTTTAATAGTCAACTTTGAAGCTAATGATACACTAGATGCAGATGCTCTGGGTTCCATCAAGCCTGTGTTTTTGGCATGGTCTTTAGCAACAGCATCTGGCTGAGTAGAATTCTCAGACTGAGCAGTTGCATTTCCCTGGATAGCAGGCTCTTGAAAAGTTGCCTCAGATTTCGTGCCAGTTTTACTAACTTCCTTATGAGACAGAGAATCTACCTGCCTTTCAATGACCTCTTCTGCTTTTTCAATGACATCATCACTGATATAATCTGTATCATAACCCCAGTCATTTATACGATCTGCCAACTCAAAACTATCTGAAGCACATTTGCTTGTTGATGTCAAGTTAGAGTCTTGTTCCTGTGCCTGATTCACTTCCTCATCATTTATCTGAGAATCTTGCCAGACTGAAAAGACATCGTCTTCAGTTTCAAACTCAAAAAACTGAGAATTATGTTCCTCACATGGCAAAGGGGAGCTATGAGTCTCCAATTGCTCTTTTTTGTTTGCACTATCAGAAACATAGTCAGGTgttaaaggctgtttttctggACACATATACACATCTTTTTTTACtggtttcttaatatccaacttTTTTTCCTCATCAGAAGAAGAATCTGAAATGACGATGACTTCATTGTTGGGACAATCTGCATCAGAAGAGGACTCATTACTTTGGCCCTTTGTGGATGATCTAACAGCACCTTTTACTTTCCTTTTAATGTGACTCAGACGTACTGAGCATTCTTGGCTTGAATCAACAGGAAAATTGACACCTTTGGCATAAGCGGCTAAGGATAATTTATCAAGGTCTCTATCGATCTGAGAGTCTGTTAAGGGGCTAGCTCCAAATTGCTTCACCAAATCACATGCAACTGCTGCATTATCttcattatttcttttttcctctgaatcgccttctcttttaaaatatcttgAAAAATTTAACAGTCTGTCAGTTGACTCATGCTTAATTAAGAGCGGACTGATTAGAGGAGCATTCCTAGGTATCTCCTCTTTATTTTCAGAACTAGATAGACTGTTAAAATTTGCTGAAGTTTTATCTGTACGTAGCATGCTCACTTTTTGATCTTTGAGGTCACCTCTCTTTGGGCATAAACTGCCAGAATTAGACTGTCCTTGATCTGGTATTTCTGTGTTCAGGTCTTTATTCAGTAAAGGCTTTGGCAAAGAACTTGATCTTCCTGAAAGGGatctctttttctttaaataatgtATAAACGTATCAAGTGGAATATTGTCTTCTTCACCTCCACTTTCACTTTCTTCCAAACCAGCCTCTTTTTTAATGGAATTTGAATAATCTGCCTTGGTGTCATTTGATTCCTGCTTAAGAGAGAGCAGCTTGATTTGAAAAGTACTGTTCATGCTATTCTCCTGTTTATTTTCAGAAGCGTTTAAAGTATTAAAGTTAACTGAGGTTTCACCTTCATTCAAAATATTCACTTCCTGATCTCTGCTGCCATCTTTACTTGTACAGAGACTCTCAGAGCGAGACTGTAGTTGGTCTACTTCCGAATTTGAAGCTGATTGCTTCATTAACTTCAATAGttttgtggcccaatcagcattCTGTACCTGGGTTTTCAAATTTGTGATTTTATCAGGATCTACTTTAAACTTTGAACAGGAATTAGGGGAGCAACTTCCATCCTTTCCATTTGAGCTGTGAGTGTCTTCATGAGAACTGGAACAAGATTGAGCATTCAGACACTCTGGCATCCTCACTTCTGTTTCGTCTCTCTCCAATATAGCATGACTTTTGAAATCACAGACTTGAGGACTTGTGTTGAAGCACTGTTTAAGTAAGGAGTTATTCTTATTTTGGTTCCCCTGCACTTGGTAGTTGTTTCCATTTTTATGGGTATCCCTGTGTATTTTTGTTGCTCCAGAGCTATCGGGATGTTCACATTCCTGAAATGACCTATCATGAGGTTCTTTTTTAATATCTGTCAAAAGGCATTCTGCAGTTAcacataattttgtattgttaaaaGACATTTCCCTATATTCCTCTTCCCAGATACCTCTTCTTCTTGGGGAAGAACTCTCTTGACAAGCCTCATCGCTCCCAGATGCTAAAGAAAATGGGGGACTGAGGCTATCCCTGTATTGTATATTCATCTGACACCTGTCACTGGCTGTCCCTTTCTCTTGCTTTATAGGAATGGTGGGCAAATTTGTACAGATCACGCTATTTTCCACAGGTATGGAAGCATTTGATGATCTGTCCTTTATACTTCTTATTACCTGCTTTAAACACATTTGCAATTCCTGAGTTTCCCGGTTGTTCAGCTGCCAACCCATAGGTAAGTTTCCACGCAAAAGCAGATTGAGTTTATCTAGAAACTGTTTGCAAACAGTTTGTTGCCCTAACTGGTAGCCTTCTCGAAGAAGGCTGCGTATCAACTGCACGCAAGCATGCTGTACAGAGTTAGAAGCCTGTGAAGATATTGTTGGTGTAAGTTTAGGAGCGTTTCCAGGTGCTTTTTCAGAGCAGCGCATAAATGCTATAGTTGGAAGTTTAGCACATTTCACTACTGCTTCCACCCATTCCTGAGAGCTAACCCAAAGCAAATGCAGGCACTTTTTATTTCTGTGTAGTTCAACAACTGACAccaaaatcaggatgaaaaattCAGAAACTTTGTCACATTGCTGGACTCTTTCACTGAGAAAGCCTTTGATTTCCGAGCACAGATGGTGAATGACCTCTACTATATAAGCCACGCCCAAGTCCTTGAGGTCCATTAGGGACTGAACAAAAGGAATAAACCATAGAAATGTGCTGTTATGGACACGCATATCTTGGCCAATATCAGATTGAAGCACATTAGCCAATGTCTGCATATCTTCGTACATGTTGGGGCAATAATCCGGACAAATGGCTGTCTTCCATCCAGTATCCTGAAATAGAAAAAGACAAATCAACTATTCATTAGGTATTTTGCACAATATCACTCTTATTATTCATTTGGATTGCTTTGATTTACCAAACAATACTCTCAGCCAAAAATTTCTTTTAGCTTCCACCCCTACAAATAGTGCTCATTATTTATTTATGGGCACTGATTTGATACAGCAGTTCAGTGGCATCCTAGAAATCAGTTACTAACCATTTTACCTCTACAGTCTAAACAAGACCAAACTCTACCATACACAAGGAACTTCTCCAAGTCCCAAAGAATAAACCATGAGATTAAAATATTGAAAACAGTTCACTTAGTCATTTAAAAAACCAAAGCACCAGTCACAGTATGTAGTATGAGTTTCCATGTCAAAGTGTCAAATgtactttattttaaatgtttacagACTCTGCACTATTTTGATATCAGATAGTCACAGCACTTTTGCTTAAGATACAAAAGTTGAGTGACAGTTATGATGCAAGTGTGTTCCTTATAAACAGAAACAGTTAAAAAAGTAAGTTATGTATGGGTCCAAAGTATTCAGTAGATCAAACATTTAATGGCATGTCGCTTCATTACATATTTAGCACAGTAGTTTAAAAATATCCATAAACCGACAAAAAGGATataaaagggacactgtcaaataAAAATCTAGGAAACTTAAAAATGGGTAAAAAGTATTTCCACGTACAAACACCTGTCTCCTAGTTCCCCTACCAATTTTTGTTTTACCACAACACATGcccattttataaaatgtttctctctcctccattgCTCCACGAAAGATCCAcacaaacaggaagaaaaatgaCTGACTATACTGGGTAAACAGTGAACGTGCCTAGAGACAAACTTCTATCCAGTGCACACAAATTacaaatagagaaaaataatATATCTGA
The DNA window shown above is from Lepidochelys kempii isolate rLepKem1 chromosome 16, rLepKem1.hap2, whole genome shotgun sequence and carries:
- the SETX gene encoding probable helicase senataxin isoform X1 — its product is MSTCCWCTPGGSSTTQFLRTYASKTLSPEDRAAANDDLCYCLECVVEYHKARDELPSLLQEILWELETSRLIDHFEKSMKTDIEEDDELFIVDDNGETKLSGYTGPDFENNLRVPLLEILKYPYLLLHERISELCVEALCKMEQVNFSFQVFDKHPGIYLLLVHPNEVIRRWAILTARNLGKVDRDDYYDLQEVLTCLFKVIELGLFDSPDIYSSSMIEKGKLILLPSHLYDTTNYKNYWLGICMLLTVLEEQAMDSLLLGPDKQNDFMQSILHTMEKQTDDESIDPFWPALHCFMVILDQLGSKVWGQLIDPVQAFQTIINNVSYNNEIKNIRNSSRRTKSEPESNYEEEMVTCSQIVYNYNTEKPKKDTGWKTAICPDYCPNMYEDMQTLANVLQSDIGQDMRVHNSTFLWFIPFVQSLMDLKDLGVAYIVEVIHHLCSEIKGFLSERVQQCDKVSEFFILILVSVVELHRNKKCLHLLWVSSQEWVEAVVKCAKLPTIAFMRCSEKAPGNAPKLTPTISSQASNSVQHACVQLIRSLLREGYQLGQQTVCKQFLDKLNLLLRGNLPMGWQLNNRETQELQMCLKQVIRSIKDRSSNASIPVENSVICTNLPTIPIKQEKGTASDRCQMNIQYRDSLSPPFSLASGSDEACQESSSPRRRGIWEEEYREMSFNNTKLCVTAECLLTDIKKEPHDRSFQECEHPDSSGATKIHRDTHKNGNNYQVQGNQNKNNSLLKQCFNTSPQVCDFKSHAILERDETEVRMPECLNAQSCSSSHEDTHSSNGKDGSCSPNSCSKFKVDPDKITNLKTQVQNADWATKLLKLMKQSASNSEVDQLQSRSESLCTSKDGSRDQEVNILNEGETSVNFNTLNASENKQENSMNSTFQIKLLSLKQESNDTKADYSNSIKKEAGLEESESGGEEDNIPLDTFIHYLKKKRSLSGRSSSLPKPLLNKDLNTEIPDQGQSNSGSLCPKRGDLKDQKVSMLRTDKTSANFNSLSSSENKEEIPRNAPLISPLLIKHESTDRLLNFSRYFKREGDSEEKRNNEDNAAVACDLVKQFGASPLTDSQIDRDLDKLSLAAYAKGVNFPVDSSQECSVRLSHIKRKVKGAVRSSTKGQSNESSSDADCPNNEVIVISDSSSDEEKKLDIKKPVKKDVYMCPEKQPLTPDYVSDSANKKEQLETHSSPLPCEEHNSQFFEFETEDDVFSVWQDSQINDEEVNQAQEQDSNLTSTSKCASDSFELADRINDWGYDTDYISDDVIEKAEEVIERQVDSLSHKEVSKTGTKSEATFQEPAIQGNATAQSENSTQPDAVAKDHAKNTGLMEPRASASSVSLASKLTIKKSTLSPGKSLAKSKLVRTALRSPRKVSLKTVQNKKLPQTSSRNTEPCRSTPAVVPPKKVHQCPEPTSTVVKLGLKKAPRKAFELSQRSLDSLAELRSYGKAAGAVQTPQKQKTKLIAPQNLVTKHNRKMLACQDLPFRRQIRPTQVGRGKNQIGSSEGRRKKITEKSDPKHPIQQPVDFDPVSAAGTSEKQKASTAERVWCPSSNDGKKVRKSFSPGRKEVQTTHMSKMAPHGSKESNMKIEENNMAVPALQIKSCFSSSLNGDYKNETAEREYVVPLVSPSTPNFEGATLEVSKPKLNEESDDDLFLTQLDPVDMEMCSQMENVGDIIIASEKELVDTEVDATESLLQNEPLGIVKCKYKDCTEQVEKTVEYCRKHSASDASDHLFVKPALPPRKPEKPSTTKIFSSNSSSRSANLTKDLENISKHSSSKAKSNVVKSRVSKTGNPKAVLTENQIVKTPSFSNSLQSQSSSNVLRPQNMQTNSTSCFPNRSALGAHSGQARGLPSFPQANALVTQQRDHSIFVTEILKWNYEMFVNFSQFGLPHNLLQSIMVSVPVKFQGYNDYFNIFFPLMMLNAFETVAQEWIENQKTREKNCYHLHLQNFCADLNRADFTACIRESDLAKQLHPKDDDLIFLVVPEKQNTFTEESEMESHLMYHVGFVTRFSRASLRETRQNEQHVVCHLSVQTRGNLSYYINQPVKCVVVSSLVTTQRRFKGLLLLSRSPLAKPIINPSYTDFCPRDLNVTSESTTSYMRDYNADQKKAIETAYAMVKEHPRLPRICLIHGPPGTGKSKTIVGLLYRILTERSGNENPAQNLNAKIKRNRVLVCAPSNAAVDELMKKIILEFKEKCQDRKNPLGNCGDINLVRLGPEKSISTDVLRFSLDSQVSHRMNRGQPGRDQDIHRKKEALDRQLDSLSRQRAMDRCDKRQRSQKLDEEIARLSRERQQLTSQLRQVGGRPQEVQASIILESHIICCTLSTSGGFLLESAFRRQGLDPFSCVIVDEAGQSCEVETLIPLTHRCSKLVLVGDPKQLPPTVISMKAQEYGYDQSMMARLHKHLEEQMEQNVTGKLPVLQLTVQYRMHPDICLFPSNYIYGRTLKTDRATEENRCSSDWLFQPYLVFDVADGHEKRNNDSFANPQEVKLVMEIMKLIKEKKNDIGFRHIGIITPYSAQKKMIQQELDREFGRGRAGEVDTVDGFQGRQKDCIIVTCVRANSTQGSIGFLASLQRLNVTITRARYSLFILGRLTTLMDNKDWNKLIQDAQRRGAIIKTCDKNYKRDTVKILKLKPTLQRPLSYPPTAALSEKATQMQACLGNDGKNKVPNRKSSNDSGILSACAGLSAQGNGVVRQAPESQALGFKGVTLPTPVQPAVRERPRDPRLARRAEATGKEQASKNSNPSALSNPDVTLSRGPDASAAHWGQISTVQPAVSKAENSNKPNQTVRQPDMLFTASHTARQDHDWRVSVSSKEARTGSKEDQKGNEWSKDKDCRTPASRRALEQPPENKDLSEAKRRKVSY